The Gemmatimonadales bacterium DNA window GCCGAGCGGGACGCCGCCGAGCCAATCGCCAGGACTCCCCAGTTCAACTGCACCTCGCCCATCAGCCCACCCGGGAATCCTTGCACTGACACCGAAAACTACTATCGGGGCCCTGCCTTCCCGGAGGGGCTTGTGCCCAGGGTCGGCGGCCAGATCCAGGGAATAGACCTGACGTGGGAGCATGGCGACCTTCAGGGGGTTTCCCTCAGCTTCAAGTCTGGTGTCGATGAGGCGGCGATCCGGAATGCTTTTCGGCTTCCAGATGTGACGGAAGAGAACATGCCAAGAGATCTGACGAACGTGATGTACGTGAGCATACAGCGTTGTGGCAACGACTATTCCTGTCTTCTCCTGCAGGGCTTCGACCACATGGGAGCCGGCGACGTCGACTGTGGCGCCGCGGACGACGGGGACACTACGAGAGACTCGACGCAGATGGCCGCCGCCTGCTGCCCCGACTGGCCGCACCGGTAGACGCGGCCGCCGCCTGCCGAGCCTCATCAGCCCGGTAGCTCCGGTCGTCAGCGTTGCCGTCGTCGGCTTGTTCTTCGCGGGCGGCTTCGTCCCGACGATGTGCGGCTGCGGAGACGGGAAGGCGTATGTCGCCGAGATGAAGAGCGATTTGCGCAACCTGGTGACCGCCGAGGAGTTCTACTTCGCCGACCAGGTGTCGTACACATCCTCGACGACCGCGATCGACTTCGAGCCGTCGGCCGCCGTGAGCGTCTCCATCACGTCCGCTACCGGCACGGGCTGGGCCGCCACGGCGTCACACAACGGCACGGACAAGACGTGCGGCATCTACGTGGGCAGCGCCAGCGCACCGATCGCGGGCCAGAACGAAAGCGAGCCGAAGTGCCAGTGATGTAGCCACCTCTCTCGGGGGTTCACGAGCATGCGGCCTCGTGGGGCAACATGATCGCCGCGGGACGGGACGCTTCGGTGACGGATTGAGCTGCGACTTGCGCATCATTTGGGTACGGTGGACAGGCCGCGGGAACTGGGGCGCGCGCCCGGGCCGGCTTGCCCCGTTGGCGGCCTGAGCGCAGCTTGAACGGCGTCGGTGCGCCCGGACCCCGGGGTACGGTGGCGCCGGCACCGGCCGCTGCATATCATCGCGAGTCTGGCAGGCTAACTCGGCTACGGGGCCGAGTTATCACCCGAGCGTCGACCCGGGCTGTTGCGCGCCGAGTTATGCGCCGATTTGTCGCATAAGCACGGTGTAGGCCGAGTTAGCTGGACAGGAGGACTTTTCGTGAACCGAGGTAGCAAAGCAATGACGGCCATCCTTGGTTCTGCGATCCTTTTTGCCGCATCCGTGGCCACTGCCATTGTCTTCCTATGGCTCCGTGATTGGTTCGGGGCGGGAGACCTTACAGCCTTCATGTTCTGGACAGCCCCAGCGGCTGCTATTGTCATTCCCGCCTCGCTGCTTCTGCGTCGCGTTTCGTTACAATGGTCATCGTATACAGTCCTTGGTCTGGCCGCACTCGTAGCCCTTCTTCTGGGATGGACATGGACCGCGATCGTAGCGGCCGTCCTCGGTCCATGGATCGGGGCATTCAGCGTGCCGGTGCTCTACTGCTGGACCGTGGGTTTTCTCGTCGCGCTCGTTGGAGTTGTTGTTTTCTGGCGCAAAGGCACGTGGCCGACAGGAGCATTCATTACCATAGCTGTCGCTTTCGCTCTCTTCTTCATGCTGCGGTCGCTGTCCACCCCACCACCCGACCTCATCGTGTATCTCAAGGCTGGTGCCACCCAGTCCGAAGTGGATGAAGTCTGGAACGGTGTACTTTCGCGCGCTGATTCGTCAGGTGTCGGCTACTGGCATCTCGATGGAATCCAGTCTCTTTCACGAGCTGACGGCGTGGAGGGTCCTGGCATTCGAATCGGGTTTCGGGCCCGGCTCTCCCGAGCCCGACGCTCTGAGATTCGTGGGGTCGCGCTTTCTGGTCCGAATGTTCGAAACGTCGTTGACGCACCCGCCCTCGGAGCCGGACAGATGCGAGCGAACTTTAGACTCCAACACGGTGCAGGGTCGGCGACACCACCATAGGACATCGCGTGCGTGACCAGCAGGTAGCGCATCCGCACATTCCCGGTCTTGCTGATCCGCCCCCGGTGCTGCCGCTCGCCGGAGCTGTACTCCTGCGGCGTCAGGCCGAGGTACGCTTCGACCTGGTGCTCGCTCTTGAACCGCGTCACGACGTCCAGGGTGGCCACGAACGCCACCGCCGTCACCGGCCCGATGCCCGGCGCGGTGCACAGCTGGGTCACGACCGGATCGCCGGCGACCACGGAGGCCAAGCGCGCGTCGGCGGCAACGATCTCGCCGTTGAGCGGCCCCAGGAGGACGCGCAGCGGCGCCACCTCGGCGTCCAGGAGGGCCGGCAACGGCAGCGCCGGCCCTGTCCGTTATGCCGCCAGCGG harbors:
- a CDS encoding transposase codes for the protein MPALLDAEVAPLRVLLGPLNGEIVAADARLASVVAGDPVVTQLCTAPGIGPVTAVAFVATLDVVTRFKSEHQVEAYLGLTPQEYSSGERQHRGRISKTGNVRMRYLLVTHAMSYGGVADPAPCWSLKFARICPAPRAGASTTFRTFGPESATPRISERRARESRARNPIRMPGPSTPSARERDWIPSRCQ